One genomic window of Streptomyces sp. NBC_01276 includes the following:
- a CDS encoding glycosyltransferase family 4 protein, with amino-acid sequence MVSTNYAPEHAGIGPYATQIAEHWAEIGHETHVLAGMPHYPAWSVEPEYKGALRRTEQRAGVTVHRRAHTVPPRQTAVRRALFEGSILLHGAVAPPRMPKPDAILAQMPSLAGGVLAARLAAKWKVPYVPVVQDLMGAAAAQSGISGGDKAAAFAGRAEAYALGRATLVGVIHETFVDRVVGMGVDPKRIRLVPNWSHVPQPTKPRGETRRHLGWAPGQTVVLHSGNMGLKQGLDVLVGAARLDPRVRFVLMGDGSQRAALADLSADVPNLDIIPPAADGEFPDILAAADVLAVTQHAAVLDMSVPSKLTSYFQAGRPVVASVAAEGGTAQEVERSGAGVLVPPEDPAALLKAVRALAEDPEGADALGAAGPVHVAAHLSREAGLARIDALIDEALGGLQP; translated from the coding sequence CTGGTTTCCACCAACTACGCCCCCGAGCATGCGGGCATAGGCCCGTACGCCACCCAGATCGCGGAGCACTGGGCCGAAATCGGCCACGAGACGCACGTATTGGCGGGGATGCCGCACTATCCGGCCTGGTCCGTCGAGCCGGAGTACAAGGGGGCGCTCCGGCGCACGGAGCAGCGCGCGGGGGTCACCGTGCACCGGCGTGCGCACACGGTGCCGCCGCGTCAGACCGCCGTCAGGCGCGCCCTGTTTGAAGGATCGATTCTGCTGCACGGTGCGGTGGCCCCGCCGCGGATGCCGAAGCCCGACGCGATCCTGGCCCAGATGCCCAGTCTGGCCGGCGGGGTGCTCGCCGCCCGGCTCGCGGCGAAGTGGAAGGTCCCCTACGTCCCGGTCGTCCAGGACCTGATGGGGGCCGCGGCCGCGCAGAGCGGGATCAGCGGCGGCGACAAGGCCGCCGCGTTCGCCGGGCGCGCGGAGGCGTACGCCCTGGGGCGCGCCACCCTGGTCGGCGTCATCCACGAGACCTTCGTGGACCGGGTCGTGGGCATGGGCGTGGACCCGAAGCGGATCCGGCTGGTCCCCAACTGGTCCCATGTGCCCCAGCCCACCAAGCCCCGCGGGGAGACCCGCCGTCACCTCGGCTGGGCACCCGGCCAGACCGTGGTGCTGCACTCCGGGAACATGGGCCTCAAGCAGGGCCTCGACGTCCTCGTCGGCGCGGCCCGGCTCGACCCGCGGGTCCGTTTCGTGCTCATGGGCGACGGCAGCCAGCGCGCGGCCCTCGCCGACCTCTCCGCCGACGTGCCGAACCTGGACATCATCCCCCCTGCCGCCGACGGCGAGTTCCCCGATATCCTCGCGGCGGCGGACGTCCTCGCGGTCACCCAGCACGCGGCCGTGCTCGACATGAGCGTCCCGTCCAAGCTGACCTCCTACTTCCAGGCCGGCCGGCCCGTCGTCGCGTCCGTCGCGGCCGAGGGCGGGACCGCCCAGGAGGTGGAACGTTCCGGCGCGGGGGTGCTCGTACCCCCGGAGGACCCCGCGGCCCTGCTGAAGGCCGTACGGGCCCTGGCCGAGGACCCCGAGGGCGCGGACGCGCTGGGCGCCGCCGGGCCCGTCCACGTGGCGGCCCACCTGAGCCGTGAGGCGGGCCTGGCCCGCATCGACGCACTGATCGACGAAGCACTTGGGGGTCTCCAGCCGTGA
- a CDS encoding lipopolysaccharide biosynthesis protein, producing the protein MTETNRPAAAPADDEPDLLRDQFKQLLRYRRLIGAGVGIGLLGGVYLGISTADTYVATADVVLRAPTDDPFNPSLAPDKAINIGSERQVALSSSTAGQAAKQLGIADKDFAALRGGLQVTNPPQTMVLRFTYTSASPKEAAKRANAMTAAYLLKRQEALDATRDKMVKGYEDQRDPVAKQLDETARQANNLPAGTARDAALSSKTDLQSKVNALNGNIAKLAALDMTPGRVTSPATPPAAPDGPGIPMSLALGAAVGLALGLLAAWVRLVFDPAPRSEGDVARALRAPVLGSLPRDKTGGGPLLAAGEADPRLAEEYRSVAFRLAYDSRFADRRRLLVVAPRGSSETAAAVAVNLAASFAETGKDVLLIEADLRTPVLASQLPTDAGGRPRWSQPGGAGTGGEADWPDGRQLVVDAAESGSFDLIPGERVRNVPRALTSPRTTRLIAEADSPNSTVVVLAPPVLSYADALALVDRVDGVLVVCDPRAVHRSDLSRIRELIGGAGGTVLGAVLHTPVVTEKRGGRGTSGKAGEAAGPATGPGPAPDPQPLTRQPADPGPQTTGDGGDTVALRTVRTGRR; encoded by the coding sequence GTGACCGAGACGAACCGCCCGGCAGCGGCCCCGGCCGACGACGAGCCGGACCTCCTGCGGGACCAGTTCAAGCAGCTCCTGCGCTACCGGCGGCTCATCGGCGCGGGCGTGGGCATCGGCCTGCTGGGCGGCGTCTACCTCGGCATCTCCACCGCGGACACCTATGTCGCGACCGCCGACGTCGTGCTGCGCGCCCCGACCGACGACCCGTTCAACCCGAGCCTGGCCCCCGACAAGGCCATCAACATCGGCTCGGAACGCCAGGTCGCGCTCTCCAGCTCCACGGCCGGGCAGGCGGCGAAGCAACTGGGCATCGCCGACAAGGACTTCGCCGCGCTGCGCGGCGGCCTCCAGGTGACCAACCCGCCGCAGACGATGGTCCTCCGCTTCACCTACACCTCGGCCTCCCCCAAGGAGGCCGCCAAGCGCGCGAACGCGATGACCGCCGCCTACCTGCTGAAGCGGCAGGAGGCCCTCGACGCCACGCGCGACAAGATGGTCAAGGGCTACGAGGACCAGCGCGACCCGGTCGCCAAGCAGCTCGACGAGACGGCCCGGCAGGCCAACAACCTGCCCGCCGGGACGGCCCGTGACGCGGCGCTGTCCTCCAAGACCGACCTGCAGAGCAAGGTCAACGCCCTCAACGGCAACATCGCCAAGCTCGCGGCCCTGGACATGACCCCGGGCCGGGTCACCAGCCCCGCGACCCCGCCCGCCGCGCCCGACGGGCCGGGCATCCCCATGTCGCTCGCGCTCGGCGCGGCCGTGGGCCTGGCGCTCGGTCTGCTCGCCGCCTGGGTGCGGCTCGTCTTCGACCCGGCCCCGCGTTCCGAGGGCGACGTGGCCAGGGCGCTGCGCGCCCCCGTCCTGGGCTCGCTGCCCCGGGACAAGACCGGCGGCGGGCCGCTGCTCGCGGCCGGCGAGGCCGATCCCCGGCTCGCCGAGGAGTACCGTTCGGTGGCCTTCCGCCTCGCCTACGACTCCCGCTTCGCCGACCGGCGCCGCCTGCTGGTGGTCGCCCCGCGCGGCAGCAGCGAGACCGCCGCCGCCGTGGCCGTGAACCTCGCCGCCTCCTTCGCCGAGACCGGCAAGGACGTCCTGCTCATCGAGGCCGACCTGCGCACCCCCGTGCTGGCCAGCCAGCTGCCCACCGACGCGGGCGGGCGGCCCCGCTGGAGCCAGCCGGGCGGCGCCGGAACGGGCGGGGAGGCGGACTGGCCCGACGGCCGGCAGCTCGTCGTGGACGCCGCCGAGTCGGGCTCCTTCGACCTGATCCCCGGCGAACGGGTGCGCAACGTCCCCCGCGCGCTGACCTCGCCGCGCACCACCCGGCTGATCGCCGAGGCCGACTCCCCCAACTCCACCGTCGTGGTGCTCGCCCCGCCGGTGCTCTCCTACGCCGACGCCCTCGCCCTCGTCGACCGCGTCGACGGCGTCCTGGTCGTCTGCGACCCGCGCGCGGTGCACCGCAGCGACCTGTCCCGGATCCGCGAGCTCATCGGCGGCGCCGGCGGCACCGTGCTCGGCGCCGTCCTGCACACGCCCGTGGTCACCGAGAAGCGCGGCGGGCGCGGCACGTCCGGGAAGGCCGGCGAGGCCGCCGGTCCGGCCACCGGGCCGGGCCCGGCACCGGACCCGCAGCCGCTGACGCGTCAGCCCGCGGACCCCGGGCCGCAGACCACGGGCGACGGCGGCGACACCGTCGCCCTGCGCACGGTCCGTACGGGCCGGCGGTGA